The following coding sequences lie in one Cotesia glomerata isolate CgM1 linkage group LG5, MPM_Cglom_v2.3, whole genome shotgun sequence genomic window:
- the LOC123265081 gene encoding uncharacterized protein LOC123265081: MNKPLGEDEQKPTQTQQTDDFSGSISESRDRNILTIIDTILISVLSVLLIGLLVLIIAHAIDKFRKLRRERKEINFDGQKKKVDYKNEYYEGEEGVELLNQQATDSDDDNTTID, from the exons ATGAATAAACCCTTGGGTGAAGATGAACAAAAACCAACTCAGAccca GCAAACTGATGATTTTTCAGGATCAATTAGTGAAAGTCGCGACCGAAATATATTGACAATTATTGACACGATATTAATAAGTGTCTTGAGTGTTTTATTGATCGGACTTTTGGTATTAATAATCGCTCATgctattgataaatttagaaaattaaggAGAGAGAGAAAAGAGATTAATTTTGATGGACAGAAGAAAAAAGTGGATTATAAAAATGAGTATTATGAAGGAGAAGAAGGAGTTGAATTGTTAAATCAACAGGCGACTGACAGTGATGATGATAATACAACGATTGATTAG
- the LOC123265078 gene encoding uncharacterized protein DDB_G0284459-like isoform X2: MIGRIDLANYIKRSKRIAELLHNIKYLPRRYRKHLEELKKRNKAKKLKLHLKKKSNDKNFNKPRAVYGLVERQAKEDDPSSTKWIIVIICILLLVIIIIITAAITICKKFGKIQKVPLSQVPMCHPSCSGYKRFLQDVEDGWMSSKSDLPPAKYQRSAPIPVLPLSESEPEKKPVKKPEKKPEKKTEKKPEKKKPEEKPEKKKRQSKQKSIEKVVQKIQKVEPVEKIIKTETKVKETEKKVTKEKKEKRKTVTESEETDVEPPKFISGPELREILDQHTSTCSCCACRPNPDGTTDERTLCSDKFCNNRKAARVMNHIKPFTNEHVRKSSWFKNRAMTICKFPSRKVSQDKEKLPLTYSPVSTATEGSTTESPPATKRKSSSKSPPPLPPPPPPPPPPPPLPPPLPEEQKRESKAKENSPRKENSPRKSSTPKSSSKSPSRSSKKSLQPCVKNSCSTKNSSPRNSRHSKSNKN, encoded by the exons atgatTGGACGTATTGATTTAGCTAATTATATTAAACGTAGTAAAAGAATTGCCGAGTTGTTGCataatatcaaatatttaccaaGAAGATACAGAAAACATTTGGAGGAGTTGAAGAAACGGAATAAAgctaaaaaacttaaattacatttaaagaaaaaatctaatgataaaaattttaataaaccaCGAGCTGTTTATGG ACTTGTGGAGCGACAGGCAAAAGAAGATGATCCATCTTCAACAAAATGGATCATTGTTATAATTTGCATTTTGTTGTtagtcataataataataataactgcaGCGATAACTATCTgcaaaaaattcggaaaaatacaaaaagtacCATTAAGTCAAGTTCCTATGTGCCACCCAAGTTGCAGTGGCTACAAGCGTTTCCTTCAAGACGTCGAAGACGGATGGATGTCAAGTAAATCCGATTTGCCGCCGGCCAAGTACCAGAGAAGTGCTCCCATTCCTGTACTGCCACTGTCAGAATCTGAGCCGGAAAAAAAGCCAGTGAAGAAACCAGAAAAGAAACCAGAAAAGAAAACGGAGAAGAAACCGGAGAAAAAGAAGCCAGAGGAGAAACCGGAGAAAAAAAAGCGGCAATCTAAGCAAAAATCCATCGAAAAAGTGGTGCAAAAAATACAGAAGGTTGAACCGGTTGagaaaattatcaaaactgAAACTAAAGTTAAGGAAACTGAAAAAAAGGTTACAAaagaaaagaaagaaaaacgTAAAACTGTTACAGAAAGTGAAGAAACTGATGTAGAGCCtccaaaatttattagtgGTCCAGAACTTAGGGAGATTTTGGATCAACATACCAGTACTTGTAGTTGTTGCGCGTGTCGACCTAATCCag ATGGGACAACCGACGAGCGAACACTTTGTTCAGataaattttgcaataatcgCAAAGCCGCCCGAGTAATGAATCATATTAAACCCTTCACCAATGAACACGTTAGAAAATCGAGTTGGTTTAAAAATAGAGCGATGACGATTTGCAAATTTCCGAGCAGAAAAGTAAGCCAGGACAAGGAAAAATTGCCGTTGACGTACTCGCCGGTGAGTACTGCGACAGAAGGATCGACTACTGAAAGTCCTCCGGCGACCAAGCGTAAGTCTTCGTCAAAGAGTCCTCCACCTCTACCTCCGCCTCCACCACCGCCACCGCCTCCACCTCCACTTCCACCTCCTCTCCCCGAGGAACAAAAACGAGAGTCTAAAGCCAAAGAAAATTCTCCGAGGAAGGAAAACAGCCCGAGAAAAAGTTCGACGCCAAAAAGCAGCTCCAAGAGTCCGTCGAGAAGTTCAAAAAAATCACTCCAACCTTGTGTGAAAAATTCTTGCTCCACTAAAAATTCCTCGCCGCGAAATTCGAGACAttcaaaaagtaataaaaattag
- the LOC123265252 gene encoding globin, which yields MESLWRKIWGHSNEDVVDPVTGLSGRDVRLVQSTWAKVNEDPLASGTTVMLGLFERHPEYQSHFDKFKDVPHQDLPGNKKFQAHALSVMGALNNTVDALNDVGVLEASLTALGKRHATRELTEQQFQHLKTVIVDVFRQTLGDQFTKETEEAWTKTLQVIYSYIFKGLSS from the exons atggaaTCACTTTGGCGGAAAATTTGGGGACATTCCAACGAGGATGTGGTTGATCCTGTAACTGGATTGTCCGGACGAGATGTAAGGCTTGTTCAGAGTACATGGGCTAAAGTCAACGAGGATCCACTGGCTTCTGGTACCACAGTAATGTTAGG aCTTTTTGAACGCCACCCGGAGTACCAGTCGCACTTTGACAAGTTCAAAGATGTGCCTCACCAAGATTTACCgggaaacaaaaaatttcaagcacACGCTTTGAGTGTTATGGGTGCATTGAACAACACCGTTGATGCATTAAATGATGTTGGAGTGCTTGAAGCTAGTCTTACCGCTCTCGGTAAACGTCATGCAACTCGTGAACTTACGGAACAACAATTTCaa cacCTAAAAACAGTGATTGTGGATGTGTTCCGTCAGACGCTAGGTGACCAATTTACAAAAGAAACCGAAGAAGCATGGACGAAAACATTGCAagttatatattcatatatttttaaaggtcTATCTTCCTAA
- the LOC123265389 gene encoding deoxyhypusine hydroxylase produces the protein MSIDDEKIRGIGKVLNNETRPLKERFRALFSLKNIGGQLAIESIEQGFKDPSALLKHELAYCLGQMQDPRANPVLINVLKDVNQEPMVRHEAGEALGAIGDESVIPILEEYSKDPVIEVAETCQLALNRLKWLKNAEKSSDKSSENPYASVDPAPPLPVQDVEELKTILLNEELSLFDRYRAMFSLRNLRSKEAVLALSEGLKAKSALFRHEIGFVLGQLQEEVSVPYLRAALENPEEDEMVRHECAEALGSIAHPDCQTILNNYLDDKKRVVRESCVIALDMCEYENSPEFQYADTINKISVT, from the exons atgtctattgatgatgaaaaaataagaGGGATAGGAAAGGTATTGAATAATGAAACGAGGCCGTTGAAAGAGCGATTTCGTGCATtgttttcattgaaaaatattggagGTCAACTGGCGATTGAGTCTATAGAACAAGGATTTAAAGATCCATCAGCTTTGTTGAAGCACGAGCTTGCTTATTGTTTAGGACAAATGCAGGATCCAAGAGCTAATCCTGTTCTTATTAATGTTCTCAAGGATGTTAATCAAGAGCCTATGGTCAGACATGAAGCTg GTGAAGCACTAGGAGCGATCGGAGATGAAAGCGTAATTCCAATATTAGAAGAATACAGCAAAGATCCAGTGATCGAAGTTGCTGAGACTTGTCAGCTAGCTTTGAATCGCTTGAAGTGGTTGAAAAATGCTGAAAAATCATCAGATAAATCCTCAGAGAATCCTTACGCGTCAGTGGATCCTGCTCCGCCGTTACCAGTTCAAGATGTTGAAGAATTGAAAACTATTCTGCTGAATGAAGAACTCAGTCTTTTTGACAGATACCGAGCAATGTTTTCGTTAAGAAATTTACGTAGCAAGGAAGCAGTTTTAGCGCTGTCTGAag gcTTGAAAGCAAAGAGCGCTTTGTTCCGCCACGAAATAGGATTTGTGTTGGGGCAACTTCAAGAAGAAGTATCTGTTCCATACTTGCGCGCTGCACTAGAAAATCCAGAAGAGGATGAAATGGTAAGACACGAGTGCGCTGAAGCACTGGGTTCCATTGCTCACCCGGACTGTCaaacaattttaaacaattacctCGACGACAAAAAACGCGTCGTACGCGAGAGCTGCGTTATTGCTTTAGATATGTGTGAGTATGAAAACAGTCCGGAGTTTCAGTACGCAGAcactatcaataaaatttcagtcacataa
- the LOC123265530 gene encoding hemoglobin-1-like, translating to MGSIVSYVVPSEGQTRLENDDHKNSGLTQRQKKIMKKTWESCINSNSIIICMEIMLSLFDKYKDTKEVFTDFKDIPNEELKKNKKFHAHCQMIMSVVNNAVNAFLNDDDELFAAILKITGERHAKRAKNPIIEKHMERLRDPMIESFKRHMKSQWTNEMDNLWTSAIENIIKVIIQGIQETLSEN from the exons atgggTTCTATTGTGAGTTATGTGGTACCTAGCGAAGGTCAAACTAGATTGGAAAATGacgatcataaaaattcaggCTTGACACAAcggcagaaaaaaattatgaagaaaaCTTGGGAGTCTTGTATTAAttctaattcaattattatttgtatggAAATAATGTTGag tttatttgataaatacaAAGATACCAAAGAAGTGTTCACGGACTTTAAAGACATTCCTAATGaagaactgaaaaaaaataaaaaatttcacgcgCACTGTCAAATGATAATGAGTGTTGTAAACAACGCTGTAAATGCTTTCttaaatgatgatgatgagctGTTCGCAGCGATACTTAAAATTACAGGAGAACGTCACGCCAAGCGCGCTAAGAATCCGATAATTGAAAAACATATGGAG cgcCTACGAGATCCGATGATTGAAAGCTTTAAACGTCATATGAAGTCACAGTGGACTAATGAAATGGATAATTTGTGGACGTCCGCGatcgaaaatattattaaagttataattCAAGGAATTCAAGAGACTTTGTCGGAAAATTAA
- the LOC123265390 gene encoding 28S ribosomal protein S23, mitochondrial-like: MAQSRLERIGTIFTRVQSLLKSGAVKSEDKPIWYVVYEAFPPKYEPRFDRVAPNIEIQDIFYKEDIIRAKFQKEFGNNLRFNIAKNDTQSHTQRFISIYQDLEKTGVSDNELWDKALEEFNKENTSFQLKSQLKDEENDKTPAKEPTNKELPPAENKKSNVDLSKIFE; the protein is encoded by the exons atggctCAAAGTAGATTAGAGCGCATTGGGACCATTTTTACcag ggTTCAATCGTTGTTAAAAAGTGGAGCAGTGAAATCGGAGGACAAACCGATTTGGTATGTTGTCTATGAAGCTTTTCCACCAAAATATGAGCCAAGATTTGACAGAGTAGCTCCTAATATTGAAattcaagatattttttataaagaagatATTATTAGAGc gaaatttcaaaaagagtTTGGCAACAATTTAAGGTTTAACATTGCAAAAAATGACACTCAGTCACATACGCAGAGATTTATATCAATTTATCAAGATTTAGAAAAg acTGGAGTTTCTGACAATGAGCTTTGGGACAAAGCTTTGgaagaatttaataaagaaaatacgAGTTTCCAACTTAAATCACAGCTCAAGGATGAGGAAAATGATAAAACTCCAGCTAAAGAACCAACAAATAAAGAATTACCACCTgcggaaaataaaaaatcaaatgtagacttatctaaaatatttgaataa
- the LOC123265078 gene encoding serine/arginine repetitive matrix protein 1-like isoform X1, with translation MYSNSERLMSIVPNTLYIFNSTIFTRAWIIRGSTDLSIAELRHLSEKLHPEQCVKVLESLYLRTPGYTLKDEKKLHQLTSSEQCQIKLEQWSHIFPGKKNNRARLHIIKILQMIGRIDLANYIKRSKRIAELLHNIKYLPRRYRKHLEELKKRNKAKKLKLHLKKKSNDKNFNKPRAVYGLVERQAKEDDPSSTKWIIVIICILLLVIIIIITAAITICKKFGKIQKVPLSQVPMCHPSCSGYKRFLQDVEDGWMSSKSDLPPAKYQRSAPIPVLPLSESEPEKKPVKKPEKKPEKKTEKKPEKKKPEEKPEKKKRQSKQKSIEKVVQKIQKVEPVEKIIKTETKVKETEKKVTKEKKEKRKTVTESEETDVEPPKFISGPELREILDQHTSTCSCCACRPNPDGTTDERTLCSDKFCNNRKAARVMNHIKPFTNEHVRKSSWFKNRAMTICKFPSRKVSQDKEKLPLTYSPVSTATEGSTTESPPATKRKSSSKSPPPLPPPPPPPPPPPPLPPPLPEEQKRESKAKENSPRKENSPRKSSTPKSSSKSPSRSSKKSLQPCVKNSCSTKNSSPRNSRHSKSNKN, from the exons ATGTACTCTAATTCTGAGAGATTAATGTCTATTGTACCAAACactttgtatatttttaatagtacaATATTTACA AGAGCATGGATAATTCGAGGTTCAACAGATTTAAGTATCGCTGAGCTGAGACACTTGTCTGAAAAATTACACCCGGAACAGTGTGTTAAAGTACTGGAGTCGTTGTACTTAAGAACACCTGGTTACACGTtgaaagatgaaaaaaaattacaccaatTGACGTCATCAGAACAATGCCAAATAAAATTAGAGCAGTGGAGTCATATATTTCCAg gAAAGAAGAATAATCGAGCGCGGTTAcacattattaaaattttacaaatgatTGGACGTATTGATTTAGCTAATTATATTAAACGTAGTAAAAGAATTGCCGAGTTGTTGCataatatcaaatatttaccaaGAAGATACAGAAAACATTTGGAGGAGTTGAAGAAACGGAATAAAgctaaaaaacttaaattacatttaaagaaaaaatctaatgataaaaattttaataaaccaCGAGCTGTTTATGG ACTTGTGGAGCGACAGGCAAAAGAAGATGATCCATCTTCAACAAAATGGATCATTGTTATAATTTGCATTTTGTTGTtagtcataataataataataactgcaGCGATAACTATCTgcaaaaaattcggaaaaatacaaaaagtacCATTAAGTCAAGTTCCTATGTGCCACCCAAGTTGCAGTGGCTACAAGCGTTTCCTTCAAGACGTCGAAGACGGATGGATGTCAAGTAAATCCGATTTGCCGCCGGCCAAGTACCAGAGAAGTGCTCCCATTCCTGTACTGCCACTGTCAGAATCTGAGCCGGAAAAAAAGCCAGTGAAGAAACCAGAAAAGAAACCAGAAAAGAAAACGGAGAAGAAACCGGAGAAAAAGAAGCCAGAGGAGAAACCGGAGAAAAAAAAGCGGCAATCTAAGCAAAAATCCATCGAAAAAGTGGTGCAAAAAATACAGAAGGTTGAACCGGTTGagaaaattatcaaaactgAAACTAAAGTTAAGGAAACTGAAAAAAAGGTTACAAaagaaaagaaagaaaaacgTAAAACTGTTACAGAAAGTGAAGAAACTGATGTAGAGCCtccaaaatttattagtgGTCCAGAACTTAGGGAGATTTTGGATCAACATACCAGTACTTGTAGTTGTTGCGCGTGTCGACCTAATCCag ATGGGACAACCGACGAGCGAACACTTTGTTCAGataaattttgcaataatcgCAAAGCCGCCCGAGTAATGAATCATATTAAACCCTTCACCAATGAACACGTTAGAAAATCGAGTTGGTTTAAAAATAGAGCGATGACGATTTGCAAATTTCCGAGCAGAAAAGTAAGCCAGGACAAGGAAAAATTGCCGTTGACGTACTCGCCGGTGAGTACTGCGACAGAAGGATCGACTACTGAAAGTCCTCCGGCGACCAAGCGTAAGTCTTCGTCAAAGAGTCCTCCACCTCTACCTCCGCCTCCACCACCGCCACCGCCTCCACCTCCACTTCCACCTCCTCTCCCCGAGGAACAAAAACGAGAGTCTAAAGCCAAAGAAAATTCTCCGAGGAAGGAAAACAGCCCGAGAAAAAGTTCGACGCCAAAAAGCAGCTCCAAGAGTCCGTCGAGAAGTTCAAAAAAATCACTCCAACCTTGTGTGAAAAATTCTTGCTCCACTAAAAATTCCTCGCCGCGAAATTCGAGACAttcaaaaagtaataaaaattag